Proteins encoded within one genomic window of Parolsenella massiliensis:
- a CDS encoding IS1634 family transposase has protein sequence MTSRLDLPLGSNFDCTNFYFEIDREDELRRKGPSKERRADPIVGMGLLLDADCVPLGMRIYPGNESEKPVLKRAIDEMRRRAGVTGKVVRVADKGLNCADNVADAVLSGDGYIFSKSVKQLPRAELAWVLSDEGWVDVAGVDGQARYSYKKVVGDFEYKVNSENGKKRAVALPEKRVATYSPKLAKKQLAEINRQIEKARSLRLAAAKKSEYGDSARYVTFTAVDADGEVPDGMQVACSLNREAIERARSLAGYNMIVTSEVNMPASEIYDAYHNLWRIEESFRVMKSQLDARPVYMQKPNSIKGHFLVCYIAVLLLRLLQVKVLGNRYSSEEIVAFARGFRVVEASPRKYVNLSRSSSLLDELERLSGQPLGNYYLKKSEVDAILNTKLDFEATQDGVS, from the coding sequence ATGACCTCGCGGTTGGACTTACCCTTGGGGTCAAACTTCGACTGCACGAACTTCTACTTCGAGATCGACCGCGAAGACGAGCTTCGCCGCAAGGGGCCATCCAAGGAGAGGAGGGCCGATCCGATCGTCGGCATGGGCCTCTTGCTCGACGCTGACTGCGTGCCCTTAGGCATGAGAATATACCCCGGCAACGAAAGCGAAAAGCCCGTCTTGAAGCGGGCGATCGACGAGATGAGACGGCGCGCGGGCGTGACCGGCAAGGTCGTACGCGTGGCCGACAAAGGCTTGAACTGCGCGGACAACGTCGCCGATGCCGTGCTGTCGGGAGACGGCTACATCTTCTCCAAGTCCGTCAAGCAATTGCCAAGAGCGGAGCTCGCATGGGTCCTCTCCGACGAGGGCTGGGTCGATGTCGCAGGGGTCGACGGCCAAGCGCGCTACAGCTACAAGAAGGTCGTCGGCGACTTCGAGTACAAGGTCAACAGCGAGAACGGCAAGAAAAGAGCGGTGGCGCTGCCCGAGAAGCGCGTGGCCACCTACAGCCCCAAGCTCGCCAAAAAGCAGCTCGCCGAGATAAACCGGCAGATTGAGAAGGCGAGGTCATTGCGCCTTGCCGCGGCGAAGAAGTCCGAGTACGGCGACAGCGCCAGATACGTGACCTTCACCGCAGTCGACGCCGACGGCGAGGTACCCGACGGCATGCAGGTAGCCTGCTCGCTCAACCGCGAGGCAATCGAGCGGGCGCGGTCGCTCGCAGGCTACAACATGATTGTGACCTCAGAGGTCAATATGCCGGCAAGTGAAATCTACGATGCGTACCACAATCTGTGGCGCATCGAGGAATCGTTCCGCGTGATGAAGTCGCAGCTGGACGCACGACCGGTGTACATGCAGAAACCAAACAGCATCAAAGGGCACTTCCTCGTATGCTATATCGCGGTGCTACTGCTGCGCCTTTTACAGGTGAAGGTGCTCGGCAACAGGTACAGCTCAGAAGAGATCGTGGCGTTTGCGCGCGGGTTCAGGGTAGTGGAAGCCTCGCCGCGCAAGTATGTGAATCTGTCACGCTCTTCCTCGCTCCTCGACGAACTCGAGCGGCTGAGCGGTCAGCCGCTGGGCAACTACTACCTGAAAAAGAGCGAAGTTGATGCAATTTTGAACACGAAGCTCGACTTCGAGGCAACTCAAGACGGAGTGTCTTAG
- a CDS encoding DNA/RNA non-specific endonuclease, with translation MSGRNAPAPLVAKLGSALLVLAALAWQAIGGIVPGTVPVSGSAADSASSSANASIPEGWQSWNEQAAPNYVLEEGPAQVRADVEAEQISYSALDELGRPSLAAASLTHETRVQAKERGRQDIDVNPAGWPETNPKVSIETPSGDTYKGRFWNRSHLLADSLGGDPTRENLVTGTRMQNAGGNDNEGGMAFGEQMARSWLDDHETGTLYYSALPLYVGDEPIPRAVVVDMRSSDGQIDCELLVFNAAKGYEVDYETGGVTRS, from the coding sequence GTGTCCGGAAGAAACGCTCCAGCCCCACTCGTCGCCAAGCTTGGCTCCGCCCTGCTCGTCCTGGCGGCGCTCGCCTGGCAGGCGATTGGCGGCATCGTGCCGGGAACCGTGCCCGTCTCGGGCAGCGCGGCAGATTCGGCGTCTTCCTCGGCAAACGCTTCGATACCAGAGGGCTGGCAGAGCTGGAACGAGCAGGCGGCTCCCAATTACGTGCTCGAGGAGGGACCCGCCCAGGTTCGTGCGGACGTGGAGGCGGAGCAGATCAGCTACTCCGCCCTCGACGAGCTCGGCAGGCCCAGTCTGGCGGCCGCAAGCCTCACCCACGAGACGCGTGTGCAGGCAAAGGAGCGCGGCAGACAGGACATCGACGTCAACCCAGCCGGCTGGCCTGAGACCAACCCCAAGGTGAGCATAGAGACGCCCAGCGGCGACACCTACAAGGGCCGCTTCTGGAACCGCTCGCACCTTTTGGCCGACAGCCTGGGAGGAGACCCCACGCGCGAGAACCTCGTGACGGGCACCCGCATGCAGAACGCCGGCGGTAACGACAACGAGGGCGGCATGGCCTTTGGCGAGCAGATGGCGAGGTCCTGGCTCGACGACCACGAGACGGGCACGCTATACTACTCGGCCCTTCCCCTCTATGTGGGCGACGAGCCCATACCTCGCGCCGTCGTCGTGGACATGCGCTCCTCAGACGGCCAAATTGACTGCGAGCTCTTGGTCTTCAACGCGGCAAAGGGCTATGAGGTCGACTACGAGACGGGCGGCGTGACGCGCTCGTAG
- a CDS encoding radical SAM protein gives MSTFLNDSPIFGPVRSRRLGVSLGVNMMPATGKICTFDCLYCENGFNDERRCGRPHNTAETALDALERTLTDMHETGELPDVITFAGNGEPTAAPEFPQAIAGAIRLRDELAPACKIAVLSNGTRADVPAVHDALMKVDDNILKLDTVDPSYIQLLDQPVGPYDVEHQIETFASFDGHAIIQTMFLTGSFGGRSLDNTGDEHVGPWLEALERIRPQMATIYTVARDTPTPGLEKAPKEALDAIAGRVRALGIPCQVSY, from the coding sequence ATGTCCACGTTTCTCAATGACAGCCCAATCTTTGGCCCCGTTCGCAGCCGTAGGCTGGGGGTGTCGCTTGGCGTCAACATGATGCCGGCCACGGGCAAGATCTGCACGTTCGACTGCCTGTACTGCGAGAACGGCTTCAATGACGAGCGCCGTTGCGGACGTCCGCACAACACGGCAGAAACTGCGCTCGACGCGCTCGAGCGCACGCTGACAGACATGCACGAGACGGGTGAGCTCCCCGACGTCATCACGTTCGCGGGAAACGGCGAGCCCACCGCGGCGCCCGAGTTTCCTCAGGCCATCGCGGGTGCCATACGCCTGAGAGACGAGCTTGCCCCCGCGTGCAAGATCGCCGTGCTCTCGAACGGAACGAGGGCAGACGTCCCAGCCGTCCACGATGCGCTCATGAAGGTCGATGACAATATCCTCAAGCTTGACACCGTTGACCCCTCCTACATTCAGCTGCTTGACCAGCCCGTTGGACCCTATGACGTCGAGCACCAGATCGAGACGTTCGCGAGCTTTGACGGCCACGCCATCATCCAGACGATGTTTCTCACCGGCTCGTTTGGCGGACGCAGCCTCGACAACACCGGCGACGAGCACGTTGGACCATGGCTTGAGGCGCTCGAGCGCATACGCCCGCAGATGGCCACTATCTACACCGTGGCGCGGGACACCCCGACCCCCGGTCTCGAGAAGGCCCCCAAGGAGGCGCTCGATGCCATCGCAGGTCGCGTGCGCGCGCTGGGCATCCCGTGCCAGGTGAGCTACTAG
- a CDS encoding tRNA (cytidine(34)-2'-O)-methyltransferase, protein MFNIVLYEPEIPSNTGNIGRTCVVTGSRLHLIEPLGFSLEDDMLRRAGLGYWHSLDVRTYASWEVFLAQNGLRQDDARLHLLTKKARRTYTEASYSPGDFLVFGKESTGLSEELLARVPERCERIPMLPDAASIKDADAWAERCGARADHRALRQDVCGNFVDPDDYHISALNLSNSAAIVLYEALRQTGFAGM, encoded by the coding sequence ATGTTCAACATCGTGCTCTATGAGCCAGAGATTCCCTCCAACACGGGAAATATCGGACGCACGTGCGTGGTCACGGGATCTCGCCTTCACCTCATCGAGCCTCTGGGGTTTTCGCTCGAAGACGACATGCTGCGACGCGCCGGACTTGGCTACTGGCACAGCCTGGACGTCAGAACCTATGCGAGCTGGGAGGTCTTTCTCGCGCAAAACGGGCTTAGGCAGGACGATGCCAGGCTTCACCTCCTCACGAAGAAGGCGAGGCGCACCTACACGGAGGCGAGCTACTCCCCTGGCGACTTCCTCGTCTTTGGCAAGGAGTCGACGGGGCTTTCCGAGGAGCTCCTCGCGCGCGTGCCCGAGCGCTGCGAGCGCATCCCGATGCTTCCCGACGCCGCAAGCATCAAGGACGCAGACGCCTGGGCCGAACGCTGCGGAGCGCGTGCGGACCACAGGGCGCTTCGCCAGGACGTCTGCGGCAACTTCGTGGACCCAGATGACTACCACATCAGTGCCCTCAACCTGTCAAACTCCGCAGCCATCGTGCTGTACGAGGCCCTGCGCCAGACGGGCTTTGCGGGTATGTAG
- the rpoD gene encoding RNA polymerase sigma factor RpoD — protein sequence MATSKKTKNETKFSSELEGALGQLVETAKSAGSVTEDDIQVALREVDVDDDELEDLYGALRTRGVEIVSADEEDAGSDDEDGDGDDESRVSIDSIGDDDDDDRPVEKIPAIPAAPKRSKKGSSLKARRRQDAATVMLTGDPVRMYLKEIGKVDLLTASEEVHLAMKIEAGTEAAEKLEAHENGELELSRVELRRLTRVEQMGLEAKQALISANLRLVVSIAKRYVGRGMLFLDLIQEGNLGLIRAVEKFDYTKGFKFSTYATWWIRQAITRAIADQARTIRIPVHMVETINKLVRVQRQLLQDLGRDPTPEEIGEEMGMSAERVREIQKISQEPVSLETPIGEEEDSQLGDFIEDAQAVAPPEAASDSMLREQLDQVLDGLADRERKVIKLRFGLEDGHPRTLEEVGREFGVTRERIRQIESKTLAKLRHPSRSGKLKDYMEE from the coding sequence GTGGCAACGAGTAAGAAGACCAAGAACGAAACGAAGTTTTCCTCCGAGCTGGAGGGGGCCCTGGGCCAGCTTGTCGAGACCGCCAAGTCTGCGGGCAGCGTCACGGAGGACGACATCCAGGTTGCCCTGCGCGAGGTTGACGTTGACGATGACGAGCTCGAGGACCTCTACGGCGCCCTTAGGACCCGCGGCGTGGAGATCGTCTCGGCTGACGAGGAGGATGCCGGCTCGGACGACGAGGACGGTGACGGTGACGACGAGTCCCGCGTGAGCATCGACTCGATCGGTGACGACGATGACGACGATCGTCCCGTCGAGAAGATTCCCGCCATTCCCGCCGCGCCCAAGCGTTCCAAGAAGGGCTCGAGCCTCAAGGCTCGCCGCCGCCAGGACGCTGCCACGGTCATGCTCACCGGCGACCCGGTACGCATGTATCTCAAGGAGATCGGCAAGGTCGACTTGCTCACGGCCAGCGAGGAGGTCCACCTCGCCATGAAGATCGAGGCGGGTACCGAGGCCGCCGAGAAGCTCGAGGCTCACGAGAACGGCGAGCTCGAGCTCTCCCGCGTCGAGCTGCGTCGCCTCACGCGCGTGGAGCAGATGGGCCTTGAGGCCAAGCAGGCGCTCATCTCGGCCAACCTGCGCCTCGTCGTCTCCATCGCAAAGCGCTACGTCGGTCGTGGCATGCTGTTCCTTGACCTCATCCAGGAAGGCAACCTTGGCCTCATCCGTGCCGTCGAGAAGTTCGACTACACGAAGGGCTTCAAGTTCTCCACGTACGCCACGTGGTGGATTCGTCAGGCCATCACGCGCGCCATCGCCGACCAGGCCCGTACGATCCGCATCCCGGTCCACATGGTCGAGACGATCAACAAGCTCGTCCGCGTGCAGCGCCAGCTGCTCCAGGACCTTGGCCGCGACCCAACTCCCGAGGAGATCGGCGAGGAGATGGGCATGAGCGCCGAGCGTGTGCGAGAGATCCAGAAGATTAGCCAGGAGCCGGTCTCCCTCGAGACGCCGATTGGCGAGGAGGAGGACTCCCAGCTTGGCGACTTCATCGAGGACGCCCAGGCGGTTGCCCCTCCCGAGGCCGCGAGCGACTCCATGCTCCGCGAGCAGCTCGACCAGGTGCTCGATGGCCTCGCTGACCGCGAGCGCAAGGTCATCAAGCTTCGCTTTGGACTTGAGGACGGCCACCCTCGCACGCTCGAGGAGGTCGGCCGCGAGTTCGGCGTCACGCGCGAGCGCATTCGCCAGATCGAGTCCAAGACGCTTGCCAAGCTCCGTCACCCGAGCCGCTCCGGCAAGCTCAAGGACTACATGGAGGAGTAA
- the dnaG gene encoding DNA primase, translated as MITEEDKERVRQATDIVALVSETVVLRQRGSDFWGCCPFHHEKSPSFHVTPATGLWHCFGCHSGGDVFDYVMKREGLDFLDSVRFLADRAHIDIDDAPAGGRRGPKRTRVVDALEAAQSAYSVRLMRGRSEAAAAARRYFAGRGFNSDICSRWHLGFADPGVSLMRELTAAGFSRQELEAADLISSRSGRARDQFYNRVMFPIHDEQGRCIGFGGRVMGDAKPKYLNTRETSVFHKSKHMFAFDYAKDSIAAKGYAIVTEGYMDVISMHEAGFTNTVAALGTALSLDHVKTLSRFAKTIVCMFDGDAAGQHAAEAAVRYVESTQAALTCVVLPDNQDPDEFLKVHGPEAMAEQLRGARPLIDFVLEKKLEGTDLSSPGLRLRALDDVAKVLAPLKESYLLDSYLQQVVGRLGVDLEAARRKVRETPIEQPGEQASGTARTAPAVPEGPTYDDEPPYDDYGYEGYDEASQDVAPVPTDAFSELSAEDRTQLRAERNLLALLASNPDLFRPYADRIATFGWADARHEAIAWAILATPEGTPAAEAVAVATRACPDAPRILSSSAFSSTSSWDDAKNVEFVVGEAEIRSLDRRISQLTSSLGTMDSQDMRAALQELSQLRARRDEVRASQPLE; from the coding sequence GTGATAACCGAGGAGGACAAGGAGCGCGTCCGCCAGGCGACCGATATCGTGGCGCTTGTCTCCGAGACGGTCGTGCTTCGCCAGCGTGGCTCAGACTTTTGGGGCTGCTGTCCCTTCCACCACGAGAAGAGCCCGTCGTTTCACGTGACGCCCGCCACGGGCCTGTGGCACTGCTTTGGCTGCCACTCCGGGGGCGACGTCTTTGACTACGTCATGAAGCGCGAGGGCCTCGACTTTCTCGACTCCGTACGCTTTTTGGCCGATCGCGCCCATATCGACATTGACGATGCCCCTGCGGGCGGCCGCCGCGGGCCCAAGCGCACGCGTGTGGTCGACGCCCTCGAGGCGGCCCAGTCCGCCTACTCCGTTCGCCTCATGCGCGGCCGCAGCGAGGCTGCCGCTGCCGCGAGGCGCTACTTCGCCGGGCGCGGCTTCAACTCGGACATCTGCTCTCGCTGGCACCTTGGCTTTGCCGATCCGGGCGTCTCGCTCATGCGCGAGCTCACGGCCGCGGGGTTCTCCCGTCAGGAGCTCGAGGCCGCAGATCTCATCTCCAGCCGCTCGGGACGTGCGCGAGACCAGTTCTACAATAGGGTCATGTTTCCCATTCACGACGAACAGGGCCGCTGCATTGGCTTTGGCGGCCGTGTCATGGGAGACGCCAAGCCCAAGTACCTCAACACGCGCGAGACGAGCGTCTTTCACAAGAGCAAGCATATGTTCGCGTTCGACTATGCCAAGGACAGCATCGCCGCCAAGGGCTACGCCATCGTGACCGAGGGCTACATGGACGTCATCTCCATGCACGAGGCGGGCTTCACCAATACGGTTGCCGCGTTGGGAACGGCGCTGTCTCTTGACCACGTGAAGACGCTCTCGCGCTTCGCCAAGACGATCGTGTGCATGTTCGACGGCGACGCCGCCGGCCAGCACGCCGCCGAGGCCGCCGTCCGCTACGTGGAGAGCACACAGGCCGCCCTCACGTGCGTCGTGCTGCCCGACAACCAGGACCCCGACGAGTTCCTCAAGGTCCATGGCCCCGAGGCCATGGCCGAGCAGCTTCGCGGCGCGCGTCCCCTCATCGACTTCGTGCTCGAGAAGAAGCTCGAGGGGACAGACCTCTCGAGCCCGGGCCTTAGGCTTCGCGCGCTCGATGACGTGGCGAAGGTGCTCGCCCCCCTCAAGGAGTCCTACCTTCTCGACTCCTACCTGCAGCAGGTGGTGGGCCGGCTGGGCGTTGACCTGGAGGCGGCGCGACGCAAGGTGCGTGAGACCCCGATCGAGCAGCCCGGCGAGCAGGCGAGCGGGACGGCGCGCACGGCGCCTGCGGTGCCCGAGGGACCCACCTACGACGACGAACCGCCCTATGACGACTACGGCTACGAGGGCTACGACGAGGCGTCCCAAGACGTTGCCCCCGTGCCCACGGATGCCTTCTCCGAGCTCTCCGCCGAGGACCGTACCCAGCTTCGCGCCGAGCGCAACCTGCTGGCGCTGCTTGCCTCCAACCCCGACCTGTTTCGTCCCTATGCGGACAGGATCGCAACGTTTGGCTGGGCAGACGCCCGGCACGAGGCCATAGCGTGGGCCATTCTCGCCACACCGGAGGGAACGCCCGCGGCAGAGGCGGTGGCCGTGGCCACCCGCGCCTGCCCGGACGCTCCGCGCATCCTGAGCTCGAGCGCCTTCTCGTCCACGAGTTCCTGGGACGATGCCAAGAACGTCGAGTTCGTCGTGGGGGAGGCGGAGATCCGCTCGCTTGACCGGCGCATCTCCCAGCTCACGAGCTCGTTGGGGACGATGGATTCGCAGGACATGCGAGCAGCGCTCCAGGAGCTCTCGCAGCTGCGGGCAAGGCGCGACGAGGTCCGAGCGTCCCAGCCGCTCGAGTAG
- a CDS encoding riboflavin kinase — translation MAVDRPLPQARELVGGCALYGFTDMASDVSSRGSVCVLGAFDGVHVGHRELVSRAVSEARDRGVASVAVTFSPDPAAVLAGPIVNATLLCVEDRVRLLSTLGLDAVLVVPFTRELASTSYERFLTDWLVPAARPLSIHVGADFRMGAGGAGTVDALREVAGPLGIDVHGHELVSESGQMVSATRIRGLVRAGKVEAAAGLLERDHMVRGQVEHGRGEGASFGFPTANVRIPAETCLPAEGVYAALACDGAHAWPAAVNVGAPRSFGGVQGEPFLEATLLGFSGDLYGARLSVSFVVWLREPRRFSSLEELEATVLGNVAWVGTYLGEGEVL, via the coding sequence GTGGCCGTTGACCGTCCGCTGCCGCAGGCGCGCGAACTCGTGGGGGGATGCGCTCTCTACGGGTTCACGGACATGGCCTCGGACGTGAGCTCGCGGGGCTCGGTCTGCGTGCTTGGCGCGTTCGATGGCGTGCACGTTGGCCATCGCGAGCTTGTGTCCCGTGCCGTGTCGGAGGCCCGCGACCGAGGCGTCGCGAGCGTTGCGGTGACGTTCTCGCCAGATCCGGCCGCGGTGCTCGCCGGGCCCATCGTCAATGCCACGCTGCTCTGCGTCGAGGACCGCGTGAGGCTGCTCTCGACGCTCGGGCTCGATGCCGTGCTCGTGGTGCCGTTCACGCGTGAGCTCGCGTCCACGAGCTACGAGCGCTTTCTCACGGACTGGCTCGTGCCTGCGGCGCGCCCGCTCTCCATCCACGTGGGCGCGGACTTCCGCATGGGAGCGGGCGGGGCCGGAACGGTCGACGCGCTTCGCGAGGTCGCAGGCCCGCTCGGCATTGACGTCCACGGGCACGAGCTCGTGAGCGAGTCTGGTCAGATGGTGAGCGCCACGCGCATCCGCGGCCTCGTGCGCGCGGGCAAGGTCGAGGCGGCCGCGGGGCTTCTCGAGCGCGACCACATGGTGCGCGGACAGGTGGAGCACGGTAGGGGAGAGGGGGCCTCGTTTGGCTTTCCCACGGCCAACGTGCGCATTCCCGCCGAGACGTGCCTTCCCGCCGAGGGCGTCTATGCCGCGCTCGCGTGCGACGGCGCGCACGCCTGGCCCGCCGCCGTCAACGTCGGGGCGCCTCGCTCGTTCGGTGGGGTGCAGGGCGAGCCGTTTCTCGAGGCCACGCTGCTGGGCTTCTCGGGAGACCTGTATGGGGCTAGGCTCTCGGTGAGCTTCGTGGTATGGCTCCGCGAGCCGCGCAGGTTCTCCTCGCTTGAAGAGCTCGAGGCCACGGTTCTTGGCAACGTCGCATGGGTTGGCACGTATCTGGGGGAGGGCGAGGTCCTGTGA
- the truB gene encoding tRNA pseudouridine(55) synthase TruB codes for MRRGTSGINALIAVDKPLGMTSHDIVSHVRRAVGERRVGHAGTLDPDASGVLVVGIGQGTRLMGLLTNERKGYVGLVVFGEETETDDAEGAVTRSAEVPAWAWDEDAARERLAGIEGACLQVPPAYSAISVNGVRSYARARAGEHVELEARPVTIHSASLAAIQDVDGRPGWLCAFDVSKGCYIRAIARDLGRACGSAAHLAGLRRTSAGSISLSSCVSLDELEQRGSELIAARALDPAASLGASVRVLTSSELADASCGKHIPVGDVNVEEGGRVCLVHTDKLYGVWTRHADELVSSTNFPAGIMGVRR; via the coding sequence ATGCGGCGTGGGACGAGTGGCATCAACGCCCTGATAGCCGTCGACAAGCCGCTGGGCATGACGTCTCACGACATCGTATCCCACGTGCGCCGCGCGGTTGGCGAGCGTCGCGTGGGCCATGCCGGCACGCTTGACCCGGACGCCTCCGGTGTGCTCGTCGTGGGTATAGGCCAGGGCACGCGCCTCATGGGCCTGCTCACCAACGAACGGAAGGGCTACGTCGGCCTCGTGGTGTTTGGCGAGGAGACGGAGACCGATGACGCCGAGGGAGCCGTGACGCGTAGCGCCGAGGTGCCCGCCTGGGCGTGGGACGAGGACGCCGCTCGCGAGCGCCTTGCCGGCATCGAGGGAGCCTGCCTGCAGGTTCCTCCCGCATACTCCGCCATCTCCGTGAATGGCGTGCGCTCGTATGCGCGCGCGAGGGCCGGCGAGCACGTGGAGCTTGAGGCCCGTCCCGTCACCATCCACTCGGCCTCGCTCGCGGCTATCCAGGACGTCGATGGGCGCCCCGGCTGGCTGTGCGCCTTCGACGTGTCGAAGGGCTGCTACATCCGTGCCATCGCCCGTGACCTGGGCCGTGCCTGCGGAAGCGCCGCGCACCTCGCAGGGCTTCGTCGCACGAGCGCGGGGTCCATCTCGCTTTCCTCGTGCGTCTCGCTTGACGAGCTCGAGCAGAGGGGCTCCGAGCTCATCGCTGCCCGCGCGCTTGACCCTGCGGCCTCGCTTGGCGCTTCCGTGCGCGTGCTCACGTCGTCTGAGCTTGCGGACGCCTCGTGCGGCAAGCACATCCCCGTGGGAGACGTAAACGTTGAGGAAGGCGGGCGTGTGTGTCTCGTGCACACAGACAAGCTCTACGGAGTCTGGACGAGGCATGCCGACGAGCTCGTGAGCTCCACGAACTTCCCCGCAGGCATCATGGGGGTGCGCCGATGA